The following are encoded in a window of Fulvia fulva chromosome 7, complete sequence genomic DNA:
- a CDS encoding putative rhamnogalacturonate lyase C translates to MFDVNVTVVVTVNQVADQIDRRKVHSRKGNSQASERTFPVRASGRGGSQRGYASTTLDFGNGRKIRGIANGPGQTISFGLGTFASHLFTGLFGFLATSMISLFPPSKGPYEIPPWWLQLLHPIKLLARILDLIFSLFRLDNTIKKNISIVCISDTHSLTTRNIPHGDILIHAGDLTNSGTPSEIQEQIYWLSSLPHTHKIIIAGNHDTWLDPNSRATLPLEDQDGKLDWTDLIYLQSTSTTLDFSHRTGINKGQIKIFGMPHTPDILGPEHAFQYQRGTDVWTNTIPDDTDIVVTHTPPRYHLDLPGVTAMGDDFLLREVARVKPGLHVFGHIHAGKSDIFGSAKGGQEIVRWDEREEHFEGAVRSGHPFGIFSNVVAMWHLWMLFFSGIVGVVRDWCGWDVESTRMVNASMVYCNTGVIGNEAQVVYL, encoded by the coding sequence ATGTTCGACGTGAACGTCACAGTCGTCGTGACCGTCAACCAAGTCGCAGACCAAATCGATAGAAGGAAGGTGCACTCGCGGAAAGGCAATAGCCAAGCTTCTGAACGCACTTTCCCAGTGCGAGCATCCGGACGCGGCGGCTCTCAGCGCGGCTATGCTTCCACCACACTGGACTTTGGCAATGGCAGAAAGATACGAGGAATCGCAAATGGTCCCGGTCAGACAATCAGCTTCGGTCTAGGGACATTCGCCTCCCACCTCTTCACCGGCCTCTTCGGCTTTCTGGCGACCAGCATGATCTCTCTCTTCCCGCCTTCGAAAGGACCTTATGAGATTCCGCCCTGGTGGCTCCAGCTCCTTCATCCCATCAAACTGCTCGCCAGAATTCTGGACCTCATCTTCTCCCTCTTCCGCCTCGACAATACAATAAAGAAGAACATCTCCATCGTCTGCATCTCCGATACCCACTCCCTCACAACCCGCAACATCCCCCACGGCGACATCCTCATCCACGCCGGCGATCTCACAAACTCAGGCACGCCCTCCGAAATCCAGGAGCAGATATACTGGCTCTCCTCCCTCCCCCACACACACAAAATCATCATAGCCGGCAACCACGACACCTGGCTGGACCCCAACAGTCGTGCAACCCTCCCCCTCGAAGACCAGGACGGCAAACTGGACTGGACAGACCTCATCTACCTCCAATCAACCTCCACAACCCTCGACTTCTCCCACCGCACTGGCATCAACAAAGGCCAGATCAAGATCTTCGGAATGCCGCACACGCCCGACATTCTCGGTCCAGAGCATGCGTTCCAATACCAACGCGGGACCGACGTCTGGACGAATACGATTCCTGACGATACCGATATTGTCGTAACGCATACGCCGCCTCGCTATCATTTAGACCTTCCTGGAGTGACGGCGATGGGCGATGACTTTTTGCTTCGTGAAGTTGCTCGTGTCAAGCCAGGTCTGCACGTCTTCGGCCATATACATGCCGGCAAGAGTGATATATTCGGCTCAGCGAAAGGAGGGCAGGAAATCGTTAGATGGGATGAGAGAGAGGAGCATTTCGAGGGTGCGGTGAGGTCAGGGCATCCATTTGGGATTTTTAGTAATGTGGTTGCGATGTGGCATTTGTGGATGTTGTTCTTCAGTGGGATCGTGGGAGTTGTGAGGGATTGGTGTGGGTGGGATGTGGAGAGTACGAGGATGGTCAATGCGAGCATGGTCTACTGTAACACGGGAGTCATTGGGAACGAGGCGCAGGTTGTGTACCTTTAG
- a CDS encoding Tyrosine-protein phosphatase non-receptor type 6, whose amino-acid sequence MTETAMATSPRHHSQQSRSQQRPSTTPSQPPAMTPFLSPRRPSPQRRSNGQSTPSPSYFGFQVDGSSMLSDSPQHAKSNWSPPSSTVRSTAAMSPSVVPLDQRPEFEAFRRQSEGKSFALGRLNNFKMSPPSIRPKQGRSSSGQSQQSPKQQTQPRDIPSASHRAALDPSTAELSRSPKRVLSPGSTTEANRKGSPPLDLNSAEARENKAEYDSQPRFKLPLGALNGSYNAQKARAETLPATKDTDSQVFATPQHVMTLINSKGDDILLLDLRVSTQYAMSHISGALNLCIPTTLLKRPSFNVQKLADTFKDNEQRSRFENWQNSSYIIVYDSSSAVMKDATVCLNTIKKFRSEGYEGSLYIIRGGFSEFAKRFPQYIEDGVDANSTAGVEGDGPEVAPVVGGCPMPGTDKPANPFFGNIRQNMDLIGGVGQMALKHPAKETRSAENEYPSWLKDAANERDQGKKVSNKFEAIERREKKRMEDALSGKVSWGATPKTPSVQEKVQIAGLEKGNKNRYNNIWPFEHSRVRLQNVPSHGCDYFNANHIKATWSNKRYISTQAPIPATFNDFWNVVWQQDVRVIVMLTAEKEGAQVKAHNYWDQKRYGPLHIDFLSEKRASLEPERIHKHQKRPSAMKRHSTQSKNPQVPLAPVDSKEDKSGEQPYVTVRKFTVSHDKFPFEPMREITQLQYSSWPDFGAPAHPAHLLGLVEQCDAVVRTTTRKQPAEPEPTSVRPILVHCSAGCGRTGTFCTVDSVIDMLKRQRISRDKRDTLPMDIDKKSPPRTFKESGGDFFASHFRESDDSLDGDWVLRDDHDLVEKTVEDFRHQRLSMVQSLRQYVLCYESVMEWIVEQRLEAKERSG is encoded by the coding sequence ATGACCGAGACCGCCATGGCCACCTCGCCGCGACATCACTCGCAGCAGTCCCGCTCCCAGCAGCGCCCGAGCACCACCCCCTCGCAACCTCCCGCTATGACACCCTTCCTATCACCGAGGCGACCAAGCCCCCAACGACGATCGAATGGCCAGTCCACCCCGTCGCCGAGCTACTTTGGCTTCCAGGTCGACGGGAGCTCGATGCTGAGCGACTCACCACAACATGCCAAAAGCAACTGGAGTCCGCCCTCTAGTACCGTACGGTCCACAGCGGCAATGTCGCCCAGTGTGGTCCCGCTGGATCAGCGACCCGAGTTCGAGGCCTTCCGCAGGCAGTCGGAGGGCAAGTCGTTCGCTTTAGGCCGTCTGAACAACTTCAAGATGAGTCCGCCTAGCATCAGGCCCAAACAAGGTCGGTCGAGCAGTGGACAGTCGCAACAGTCGCCGAAACAACAGACACAGCCCAGAGACATACCATCCGCATCACATCGTGCGGCACTGGACCCATCGACCGCAGAGCTCTCGAGGTCGCCAAAGCGCGTGCTGTCGCCAGGATCGACTACGGAGGCCAACCGAAAAGGGTCGCCTCCTCTGGACCTGAACTCAGCTGAGGCTAGAGAAAACAAGGCCGAGTATGACAGTCAACCTCGATTTAAGCTACCTCTCGGTGCGCTGAATGGATCATACAATGCGCAGAAGGCACGAGCAGAGACACTGCCAGCGACCAAAGATACTGACTCCCAAGTGTTCGCCACGCCACAGCATGTCATGACTCTCATCAATTCGAAAGGAGACGATATTCTGCTTCTGGATCTTCGGGTATCAACTCAGTATGCCATGTCACATATCAGCGGCGCACTCAACTTGTGCATACCAACAACATTGTTGAAGCGACCATCCTTCAACGTGCAGAAATTGGCCGATACATTTAAGGATAACGAGCAACGAAGCCGGTTTGAGAATTGGCAAAACAGCAGCTATATCATCGTATATGACTCAAGCTCGGCCGTGATGAAAGACGCCACGGTATGCTTGAATACTATCAAGAAGTTCCGGTCCGAAGGCTACGAAGGCAGCTTGTACATTATCCGTGGCGGCTTCAGCGAATTCGCTAAGCGCTTTCCACAGTACATCGAGGATGGTGTGGACGCGAACTCGACAGCTGGTGTTGAGGGCGATGGACCAGAAGTCGCGCCCGTAGTCGGTGGGTGCCCAATGCCAGGTACTGACAAGCCGGCGAACCCTTTCTTCGGAAATATCCGACAGAACATGGACCTCATCGGTGGCGTTGGCCAAATGGCGCTTAAGCATCCGGCCAAGGAGACCAGATCCGCCGAGAATGAATACCCATCCTGGCTGAAAGACGCTGCAAACGAACGTGATCAGGGCAAGAAGGTCTCCAACAAGTTCGAAGCTATCGAGAGGCGGGAGAAGAAGCGCATGGAGGACGCTCTATCAGGGAAAGTGTCCTGGGGTGCTACGCCAAAGACGCCGTCCGTACAAGAAAAGGTTCAGATCGCAGGTCTTGAGAAGGGCAACAAGAACAGGTACAACAATATCTGGCCGTTCGAGCACTCTCGTGTCAGACTGCAAAACGTGCCCAGTCACGGGTGCGACTATTTCAATGCCAATCACATCAAGGCTACTTGGAGCAATAAGCGATACATTTCGACGCAAGCACCTATACCCGCCACCTTCAACGACTTCTGGAATGTTGTCTGGCAACAGGATGTCCGAGTTATAGTCATGCTTACTGCAGAGAAGGAAGGCGCGCAAGTGAAAGCGCACAACTACTGGGACCAAAAGCGATACGGACCATTACACATTGACTTTCTGTCGGAGAAGCGTGCATCGCTCGAGCCTGAGCGCATTCACAAGCACCAAAAGCGGCCTTCTGCAATGAAACGCCACTCTACACAGTCAAAAAACCCGCAAGTGCCACTGGCGCCGGTGGACTCCAAGGAAGATAAGTCTGGTGAGCAGCCATACGTGACTGTCCGGAAGTTCACAGTCAGTCACGATAAGTTTCCCTTCGAGCCCATGCGTGAGATCACACAACTTCAGTACTCGAGCTGGCCAGATTTCGGCGCTCCGGCACATCCTGCGCACCTACTTGGCTTGGTAGAGCAATGCGATGCAGTGGTACGAACAACTACGAGAAAACAACCCGCCGAGCCCGAACCAACCAGCGTGAGACCTATATTGGTGCATTGCAGTGCTGGATGCGGCCGGACAGGAACATTTTGTACTGTCGATTCCGTCATCGACATGCTCAAGCGCCAACGCATCTCCCGTGACAAGCGCGATACATTGCCCATGGACATCGATAAGAAGAGCCCGCCACGAACTTTTAAGGAGAGTGGTGGTGACTTCTTCGCATCGCACTTCCGCGAGAGCGATGATAGCCTCGATGGAGACTGGGTACTGAGAGACGACCACGACTTGGTCGAGAAGACTGTCGAAGACTTCCGACATCAGAGATTGAGCATGGTGCAGAGCTTGAGGCAGTACGTGCTGTGCTATGAAAGTGTGATGGAATGGATTGTGGAGCAGAGGCTCGAAGCCAAAGAAAGGTCAGGGTAG